In Acaryochloris marina S15, a single genomic region encodes these proteins:
- a CDS encoding tetratricopeptide repeat protein: MRHPSRWILGRLFLLLCLLSIEMTLGGHLAIAAPNQSTPPPYTAEIETQVEDLFNAAMEATNKGNFDQAEQYWTEALEFLPDNPAIWSNRGNSKIGQGNFEAALVDYDRSVELAPEQPDAYLNRGTVQEGLANWEAAIADYNKVIELDPKEAAAYNNRGNAKAGQGDWNAALTDFETAMALSPQFAFARGNYALALYQVGERDESIRTMRNLIRKYPQFADIRAAMTAALWDKGQIGEAESNWVAAIGLDSRYKDTTWLAKIRRWPPALVENMEGFLTLSGEKGA, encoded by the coding sequence ATGAGGCATCCCTCCCGTTGGATCTTAGGAAGACTATTTTTACTACTGTGTCTACTCAGTATTGAAATGACGTTGGGTGGACACCTTGCGATCGCAGCACCGAATCAATCCACTCCTCCTCCCTATACTGCTGAGATCGAAACTCAGGTAGAGGATCTATTTAACGCAGCGATGGAAGCAACCAACAAAGGTAACTTTGACCAAGCGGAACAATATTGGACCGAAGCCCTTGAGTTTCTGCCTGATAACCCTGCCATCTGGAGCAATCGAGGTAATTCCAAGATTGGCCAAGGTAATTTTGAGGCTGCTTTAGTCGACTATGACCGTTCAGTTGAACTGGCTCCTGAACAACCCGATGCCTATCTAAATCGGGGTACCGTCCAAGAAGGACTAGCCAATTGGGAAGCTGCGATCGCAGATTACAACAAGGTGATTGAACTGGATCCGAAGGAGGCGGCTGCCTATAACAATCGTGGCAATGCCAAGGCGGGACAAGGAGATTGGAATGCTGCTCTAACAGATTTTGAAACAGCCATGGCGTTATCTCCACAGTTTGCCTTTGCTAGAGGCAATTATGCCCTCGCTTTGTACCAAGTGGGTGAGCGCGATGAGTCTATTCGGACTATGCGGAATTTAATCCGCAAATATCCCCAGTTTGCCGATATTCGTGCAGCGATGACGGCGGCTTTATGGGACAAAGGCCAAATTGGTGAAGCAGAAAGTAATTGGGTAGCTGCCATTGGACTAGATTCGCGCTATAAAGATACAACCTGGCTAGCAAAAATTCGCCGCTGGCCCCCCGCTTTGGTTGAAAATATGGAAGGTTTTCTCACCTTGTCTGGTGAGAAAGGGGCCTAG
- the pyrH gene encoding UMP kinase, with the protein MGNTYQRVLLKLSGEALMGTLPYGIDPTIVQGIAEEISDVAARGIQVAVVVGGGNIFRGVKGAAAGMDRATADYIGMIATVMNAMTLQDSLEQMDVPTRVQTAISLQELAEPYIRRRAMRHLEKGRVVIFGAGSGNPFFTTDTTAALRAAEIDADIIMKATKVDGVYDADPKINPNAKRFQSLTYGHVLTHDLKVMDSTAIALCKDNNIPILVFDLSVSGNIRRALLGESIGTIVGGSCEVS; encoded by the coding sequence ATGGGAAATACCTATCAACGGGTCCTATTAAAGCTTAGTGGCGAAGCCCTAATGGGAACTTTGCCCTATGGTATTGACCCCACCATTGTTCAAGGAATTGCTGAAGAGATCTCTGACGTAGCAGCCCGTGGCATACAGGTCGCTGTTGTGGTCGGAGGGGGCAACATTTTTCGCGGTGTGAAAGGTGCAGCTGCGGGTATGGATCGAGCGACTGCAGACTATATCGGCATGATTGCAACGGTCATGAATGCGATGACTCTGCAAGATTCCCTCGAGCAAATGGATGTACCGACCCGTGTACAAACCGCTATCTCCCTGCAGGAATTGGCAGAACCGTACATTCGCCGTCGCGCCATGCGCCATCTAGAAAAAGGCCGGGTGGTCATTTTTGGTGCAGGCTCTGGCAATCCTTTCTTTACCACGGATACCACCGCAGCTTTGCGGGCGGCTGAAATTGATGCAGATATCATCATGAAGGCCACCAAGGTGGATGGAGTGTACGATGCAGATCCTAAAATCAATCCCAATGCCAAGCGATTTCAAAGTTTGACCTACGGACATGTCCTCACCCATGATTTGAAAGTGATGGACAGCACTGCGATCGCCTTGTGCAAAGACAACAATATTCCTATTTTGGTCTTTGACCTATCTGTTTCTGGAAATATTCGGCGAGCCCTATTGGGCGAATCCATTGGCACTATTGTGGGAGGTTCTTGTGAAGTTAGCTGA
- a CDS encoding WD40 repeat domain-containing protein, giving the protein MAKTTQKKNWVLFLLMSTAATLYGLRAHEQLGRTVAYQAAPSQSISTIHKTLQTLKNNSVWIYAIALSPDGETLASGRYDGKIELWNLRTGTLRQTLKAHEDAVSSLTISADGQTLISGSWDNRINLWDLHTGNHLHTLEDAADDVTAIALSPDGKSLAASAADKTIRLWDLKSSSQLQVQKAPTVVLSLAFSPDGQVLAGGSRDGVVRFWQRDSLSPRVALEGHQGAVQSVSFSPDGTLLASGSEDQSMKVWHLSEGKLLHTLQGHNAPVLSVAFSPDGRNLASGSYDRTIKIWNPVSGRPLKNLVGHTKSVQSIQFSPDSQTLVSSGSDATVRVWPIVAATALQ; this is encoded by the coding sequence ATGGCAAAAACCACTCAAAAAAAGAACTGGGTACTGTTCCTTTTGATGTCTACTGCAGCCACTTTATATGGACTGAGAGCCCATGAGCAGCTAGGCCGTACCGTTGCTTATCAAGCTGCACCATCTCAGTCTATATCGACCATTCACAAGACCCTGCAAACGCTAAAAAATAATAGTGTATGGATCTATGCGATCGCACTCAGTCCCGATGGTGAAACCTTGGCGAGTGGGCGCTATGACGGCAAGATTGAGCTATGGAATTTACGCACTGGCACCTTACGTCAAACCCTGAAAGCTCATGAAGATGCCGTCTCATCTTTAACAATCAGTGCTGATGGCCAAACATTAATCAGCGGTAGCTGGGATAACCGCATTAATTTATGGGACTTACACACTGGGAACCATCTGCATACTCTAGAAGATGCAGCAGATGATGTTACTGCCATCGCCCTCAGTCCAGACGGCAAATCCTTGGCTGCCAGTGCTGCAGATAAAACTATCAGACTCTGGGATTTGAAGTCGAGCAGTCAACTGCAGGTCCAGAAAGCCCCCACTGTCGTTCTGTCTTTAGCCTTTAGTCCTGATGGGCAGGTTCTAGCTGGGGGGAGCCGGGATGGTGTCGTACGGTTCTGGCAGCGGGATAGTCTTTCTCCTAGAGTTGCCCTAGAGGGACATCAGGGTGCGGTACAGTCGGTCTCCTTTAGTCCCGATGGCACCTTATTGGCCAGTGGCAGTGAAGACCAGAGCATGAAAGTTTGGCATCTCTCCGAAGGGAAACTCCTGCATACCCTCCAGGGCCATAATGCACCTGTCTTATCGGTTGCCTTTAGTCCAGATGGCCGCAACTTAGCCAGTGGGAGTTATGACCGCACCATTAAAATTTGGAATCCTGTATCCGGTCGGCCCCTCAAAAATTTGGTCGGACATACCAAGTCAGTGCAATCGATCCAATTTAGTCCGGATAGTCAAACCTTAGTGAGTTCCGGCAGTGATGCCACCGTAAGAGTTTGGCCGATTGTGGCAGCGACGGCTCTCCAGTAA
- a CDS encoding DUF721 domain-containing protein yields the protein MSLKPVQQVLSTLKQTHWQHEQEFVQLLDTWTQIVGPVVAAQTQPIQITPRKILLVATTSSAWAQNLAFERNRILKKLNTQLSYEFTDIRFSTSQWPRGSNTLRRRSSVPPSITPASLLPALPVSQLEPSLDPNEAFERWTDAIHQRSHGYPTCPVCQCPTPETELQRWSVCSLCAVREPEV from the coding sequence ATGTCTCTCAAACCCGTCCAACAGGTTCTATCAACCTTAAAACAAACCCATTGGCAGCATGAGCAGGAATTTGTGCAGTTGTTGGATACCTGGACCCAGATTGTTGGACCTGTCGTTGCTGCCCAAACTCAACCCATCCAAATTACACCGCGAAAAATTTTGCTTGTGGCCACGACTAGTTCTGCCTGGGCTCAAAATTTAGCGTTTGAACGAAATCGCATTCTCAAGAAGCTGAATACCCAGCTCTCATATGAATTTACAGACATTCGTTTTTCCACGAGCCAATGGCCGAGAGGGTCGAACACCCTCCGCCGTCGTTCCTCAGTACCTCCGTCAATTACACCTGCTAGTTTGCTCCCAGCCTTACCCGTTTCCCAACTGGAACCTAGCCTCGATCCTAATGAGGCGTTTGAACGGTGGACGGATGCAATCCACCAACGGTCTCATGGGTATCCGACTTGTCCTGTCTGCCAATGTCCAACTCCAGAGACTGAACTACAACGCTGGTCCGTCTGTAGCTTATGTGCAGTTCGAGAACCAGAAGTATAA
- a CDS encoding DUF928 domain-containing protein has protein sequence MSKILSRSMPLLAKSIAIASIAGICSQALPSYAGFNPGGTVGKPGNRRGLATRGGGCKASGNPTLTTLVPKNNVGLTASATPTFYWFIPSNTYQYVNFSLYKVDAEDNPTDLVYASTSQISGEGGLASVSLPEQGTTQTLEAGKSYRWMVRLLCSGNDRRGLSATGWITYSPPSPQLSNQLTAQPENKADVYGEAGYWYDAVKELALQKQANPNSPGVNLAWKALMESEFVQLNQLAAL, from the coding sequence ATGTCTAAGATATTGTCCCGAAGTATGCCCTTGTTAGCGAAAAGTATTGCGATCGCATCTATTGCTGGAATTTGCTCACAAGCGCTACCAAGCTATGCCGGGTTTAATCCGGGGGGCACCGTCGGCAAGCCTGGAAATCGGCGGGGATTAGCTACCCGAGGCGGTGGTTGTAAGGCTAGCGGCAACCCAACTTTAACGACATTGGTTCCTAAAAACAATGTAGGTTTGACCGCATCAGCAACCCCAACCTTCTACTGGTTTATCCCCAGCAATACCTATCAATACGTCAACTTCTCCCTGTACAAGGTGGATGCCGAAGATAACCCTACGGATTTGGTCTATGCATCGACATCCCAAATTTCCGGTGAAGGGGGATTGGCCAGTGTCTCTTTACCAGAGCAAGGGACTACTCAAACGTTAGAAGCGGGTAAGAGCTATCGCTGGATGGTGCGACTGCTCTGTTCCGGCAATGATCGCCGGGGACTCTCTGCCACCGGATGGATTACCTACAGCCCACCTAGCCCCCAGTTGTCCAATCAGTTAACGGCCCAACCGGAAAATAAGGCCGATGTCTATGGTGAGGCTGGCTATTGGTATGACGCGGTGAAAGAGCTTGCACTGCAAAAACAAGCCAATCCCAACAGTCCTGGGGTAAACCTGGCTTGGAAAGCGCTGATGGAATCGGAGTTTGTCCAGCTCAACCAACTGGCTGCTCTGTAA
- a CDS encoding ferric reductase-like transmembrane domain-containing protein, protein MFRLDYPPLANWAGFIAALLYVITLLPTILRVVFPSTKTTGIPKSLLIQRRLLGIIAFLMSVIHGYWLVSKRELDFLDFQTYWIYCQGIITFLIFTLLAITSNDWSVKKLKKNWKKLHQLTYFAMFLLLWHVIDKMWGHWTWVTPPSLVITGAITILFLVRMIRENHQSDKPKGQNPESPATKETASKTD, encoded by the coding sequence ATGTTTAGGCTTGATTATCCCCCTCTTGCTAACTGGGCTGGATTTATTGCTGCCCTGCTGTATGTCATTACTTTATTGCCCACTATCTTAAGGGTGGTATTTCCATCTACTAAAACAACAGGTATTCCTAAAAGCTTGCTAATTCAGCGCCGACTTCTTGGGATTATTGCTTTTTTAATGTCTGTCATCCACGGATACTGGCTAGTCTCTAAGAGAGAACTCGACTTTTTAGACTTCCAAACTTATTGGATTTATTGCCAGGGAATTATTACGTTTCTCATATTTACTTTACTCGCAATCACCTCTAATGACTGGAGTGTAAAAAAGCTTAAAAAGAACTGGAAAAAGCTTCATCAACTCACTTACTTTGCAATGTTCTTGCTGTTGTGGCATGTTATCGACAAAATGTGGGGCCATTGGACTTGGGTAACCCCACCATCCCTAGTCATAACAGGGGCAATTACGATTTTATTTTTAGTTCGAATGATTCGTGAAAATCATCAATCAGATAAGCCCAAAGGGCAGAATCCTGAGTCACCAGCAACCAAAGAAACGGCCTCCAAAACTGACTAA
- a CDS encoding IS5 family transposase gives MQSKGFGRIKHRREQLEARKDSLSEINCLIDWAIFRRCLEQLPQPERKSKAGRKPIDRLLLLKLLILQQLYNLSDEELEYQTHDRLSFRRFLGLSPEDEVPDSTTVWLFRQHLSDADLIEELFATFNQFLAGCGYTAKGGQIIDATLVPVPIQRNTREENKQIKQGDIPPEWKDKPHKQSHKDTDARWTKKNGKSHFGYKNHINIDAAYGFIRQHQVTDASVHDSQPFCDILDGENDADEIWADSAYRSEALEAGLEAIGYVSQIHERGYRNHPLTEEQKETNRGKSKVRAKIEHVFGAWVMNLGGKQVRCIGMKRVRAQLGLKDLAYNLRRYVFWRKKELQTQYA, from the coding sequence ATGCAATCCAAAGGCTTTGGCAGAATCAAACATCGCCGTGAGCAGCTAGAAGCACGCAAAGACAGCTTAAGCGAGATCAATTGCCTCATAGACTGGGCGATCTTCCGCCGTTGCTTAGAGCAACTTCCCCAACCAGAGCGCAAAAGCAAAGCAGGCCGTAAACCCATCGATAGACTGTTGCTATTGAAGCTGTTAATCCTTCAGCAACTGTATAACCTGAGTGATGAAGAGTTGGAATATCAAACCCATGACAGACTCTCATTTCGCCGATTTCTAGGTTTGTCTCCAGAGGATGAAGTACCCGATTCAACGACCGTGTGGCTATTTCGCCAGCACCTGAGTGACGCCGATTTGATAGAGGAGCTTTTTGCAACCTTTAACCAGTTTTTAGCAGGGTGTGGGTATACGGCTAAAGGCGGTCAAATCATTGATGCGACCCTAGTGCCAGTTCCTATTCAACGCAATACTCGCGAAGAAAACAAACAGATCAAACAAGGCGACATCCCCCCTGAGTGGAAAGATAAGCCTCATAAACAGTCTCACAAAGATACCGACGCCCGATGGACCAAAAAGAATGGCAAAAGCCACTTTGGCTACAAAAACCATATCAATATTGATGCTGCCTATGGGTTTATCCGCCAGCATCAGGTGACCGACGCATCCGTCCATGACTCCCAGCCTTTTTGCGACATCTTGGATGGAGAGAATGACGCCGATGAAATTTGGGCTGACAGTGCCTATCGCAGCGAAGCGTTAGAAGCAGGACTCGAAGCCATTGGCTATGTCAGCCAAATTCATGAGCGAGGGTATCGCAATCATCCATTAACCGAAGAGCAAAAAGAAACGAATCGGGGTAAATCGAAGGTGCGCGCTAAGATTGAACATGTCTTTGGGGCATGGGTAATGAATTTGGGAGGCAAGCAGGTCCGCTGTATTGGGATGAAGCGAGTCCGTGCTCAACTCGGTCTGAAGGATTTGGCCTATAACTTGAGACGCTATGTGTTTTGGCGCAAAAAGGAACTGCAGACTCAGTATGCCTAA
- the frr gene encoding ribosome recycling factor — MKLADAKTLMEKSIEAMKRSLNTIRTGRANASLLDRITVEYYGTETPLRSLATISTPDASTITIQPFDPSSLTDIEKSISLSDVGLVPNNDGSAIRLNIPPLTEERRKDFVKMAGKIAEEGKVAIRNIRRDAIDTARKQGKSGDISEDESKDLQDQIQGLTDKYTNQIDKILADKETEITTV; from the coding sequence GTGAAGTTAGCTGATGCCAAGACTTTAATGGAAAAGTCTATTGAGGCTATGAAGCGGTCCCTCAACACGATTCGGACGGGTCGAGCCAATGCCTCTTTGTTGGACCGAATTACGGTGGAATATTATGGTACGGAGACTCCATTGCGCTCTTTGGCCACCATCAGCACCCCAGATGCCAGCACAATTACGATTCAGCCCTTTGACCCCAGCAGTTTAACGGATATCGAAAAATCGATTTCCCTCTCGGATGTGGGCTTAGTACCTAATAATGATGGCTCAGCCATTCGCCTCAATATTCCCCCTTTGACGGAAGAACGCCGTAAAGACTTCGTCAAGATGGCCGGCAAGATTGCCGAAGAAGGAAAAGTTGCTATCCGCAACATCCGCCGAGATGCCATTGATACGGCGCGGAAGCAGGGCAAAAGTGGTGATATCTCGGAAGATGAATCGAAGGATCTGCAAGATCAGATTCAAGGTTTGACCGATAAATATACCAACCAAATTGATAAGATTTTGGCTGATAAGGAAACAGAAATCACCACGGTTTAA
- a CDS encoding mucoidy inhibitor MuiA family protein, translating to MQTTIDTQITAVTVFSRQAQITRQGTVELTGNEQELLIPDFPMTLQTDSVRVSGASTQEVQILGVRTELLATLESVAPEVAHLETQIKKLQRQQRRYQDQLEAVKLKLKAVEALSEKAIPTLSKQIVKQQTLTETHALFEFWGEQYETYRDAITRIQGQQETLQQQLQLLEDQLQKLQTRRPHERYHLVIKIAPAVGKLDLEVSYRVNQAQWHPLYDLQFNTETGVLGLAYLAEVEQTTGESWNAVALTLSTAKPGLGSLPPKLEPWFIALPQQVEMLKRRKPSAPMPALAVGVDIKAAAPPSPARKNKAQVATADISKSGTVVSFRIGGNSDIPSDGNPHTVTLANQDYPVDCQHIAMPSRVSFAYLQATVKNPMDGVTLLPGKANIFRDRMFVGTAQLDHTAPGQEFKTDLGIDEGLGVERELVERQVDKKLIGGQRRITFAYRLTVTNFLEQAAKLQLTEQLPVSRDERLKVRLTQSQPRIECGELGQLDWTLALAPQQRQVIEYHFTVEYPPTETVQGLNI from the coding sequence ATGCAAACCACCATTGATACTCAGATTACGGCGGTTACCGTCTTTAGTCGTCAGGCCCAAATCACCCGCCAAGGGACGGTTGAGTTGACAGGGAATGAACAGGAACTCCTCATTCCTGATTTCCCCATGACCTTACAGACGGATTCAGTGCGAGTCTCAGGGGCGAGTACCCAGGAGGTTCAGATACTGGGGGTGAGAACAGAATTGTTGGCTACTCTTGAATCAGTGGCCCCGGAAGTTGCTCACTTAGAAACACAGATCAAAAAGCTGCAGCGACAGCAACGGCGATATCAGGATCAGTTAGAGGCAGTGAAGCTGAAATTAAAGGCAGTGGAAGCCCTGAGTGAAAAAGCCATCCCCACCCTATCGAAGCAGATCGTCAAACAGCAAACCCTAACCGAAACCCATGCCCTATTCGAGTTTTGGGGAGAGCAATATGAAACCTATCGCGATGCCATTACCCGTATTCAGGGACAGCAAGAAACCCTTCAGCAGCAGCTGCAATTGCTAGAAGATCAGCTCCAGAAGTTACAAACCCGCCGCCCTCATGAGCGCTATCATCTAGTCATCAAAATTGCCCCAGCAGTAGGCAAACTGGATTTAGAAGTCAGTTATCGAGTCAACCAGGCCCAGTGGCATCCCCTTTATGATTTGCAGTTCAATACTGAAACAGGCGTGCTTGGCCTAGCCTATCTAGCTGAAGTGGAACAGACCACAGGAGAAAGCTGGAATGCCGTTGCCTTAACCTTATCCACCGCTAAGCCGGGATTAGGCTCCTTACCCCCCAAATTGGAGCCATGGTTTATCGCCTTACCTCAACAAGTGGAAATGCTTAAACGGCGAAAGCCCTCTGCACCTATGCCAGCCCTAGCAGTAGGAGTCGACATCAAAGCAGCAGCGCCGCCTAGCCCAGCCCGGAAGAATAAGGCCCAAGTGGCCACAGCAGATATCTCTAAATCGGGAACCGTGGTCTCCTTTCGCATTGGGGGCAATAGTGATATTCCTAGCGATGGCAACCCCCATACCGTCACTCTAGCGAATCAAGACTATCCCGTGGATTGCCAGCATATTGCCATGCCGAGTCGGGTGAGTTTTGCCTATCTCCAGGCCACCGTAAAAAATCCTATGGATGGTGTTACCCTCTTGCCCGGCAAAGCGAATATTTTTCGCGATCGGATGTTTGTCGGCACTGCCCAGCTGGACCATACAGCTCCAGGGCAGGAATTCAAGACCGATCTGGGCATTGACGAAGGGCTGGGGGTAGAGCGAGAGCTGGTAGAACGCCAGGTCGATAAAAAACTGATCGGAGGCCAGCGCCGGATTACCTTTGCCTATCGTCTAACGGTGACTAATTTCCTGGAACAAGCAGCCAAGCTACAGTTAACGGAACAACTCCCCGTGAGTCGAGACGAGCGCCTCAAAGTCCGACTCACCCAGAGCCAGCCCAGAATTGAGTGTGGTGAACTGGGCCAGTTGGATTGGACCTTGGCTCTAGCCCCTCAGCAACGCCAGGTGATTGAGTATCACTTCACCGTTGAATATCCACCAACTGAAACGGTTCAGGGCTTAAATATTTAG